The segment GGGGGACCATTTTGACGGTTACACCACAGCATGTACAGTAGGACAGTCTCAATCTATGAAATGCTTCCATATCATCCCTTCAAGTTACATAAAAGCATGTTATATGGTTAAATATTTATCTAGCCTCTGTGACAGAAAGAATACAGGTTAGAATTAACTTTACCTTAGACGCTTGGATTTTTATGACGTCATATGAAAACTCGTTTGGTCTCGATATCAAGGCCTCCCTGGAAGACAAATCGCCATTattgttaaaggcccagtgcagtgaaaaacatgattttttcCCTGtattttagacactacatgaccgaAAGTACACAGACACCTGCTCATCTAACATCTCCTTCCAAAATTATGGGCaataatatggagtttgtcccccctttgctgctataacagtcttatgggaaggctttccactagatgttggaacattgcagcgGGTCactgaggttgggcactgatgttgggcgattagtccTGGCTCGCAGCCGGCGTTCTAATTCAccacaaaggtgttcgatggggttgacatcaggactctgtgcaggccagtcaagttcttccacaccgatctcaacaaatcatttctgtatggacctcgctttgtgcacgggggcattgtcatgctgaaacaggaaagggccttccccaaattgttgccaaagtttgaagcacagaatcgtctagaatgtcattgaatgctgtagcgttaagatttccctttactggaactaaggggccaagcccgaatgaaaaacagccccagaccattattccccctccaccaaactttacagttggcactatgcattggggcaggtagcattctcctggcatccgccaaacccaaattcgtccgtcagactgccagattgtgaagcGTGACTCATCAGTAaggaacacgtttccactgcttcagaatccaatggcggcgagctttacaccactccagctcaCGCTTGGCATCGCGCATGGTGAAATTaggtttcatgaagctcctgaagaacagttcttgtgctgacgttgcttccagaagcagtttggatctcggtagtgagtgttgcgacTGAGGACAAACTATTTTTACACACtaagcgcttcagcacttggcggtcctgttctgtgagattgtgtggcctactacttcgTGGCTGAATCATTGCTGCTCCTAAACATCTcatcttcacaataacagcacttacagttgaccggggcagctttagcagggcagaaatgtgacgaactgagttgttggaaaggtggcatccaatgacgTTGCCActttaaaagtcactgagcttttcagtaaggccattctactgccaatgtttgtctatggagattgcatggccgtgtgctcgattTTGTACTCCTGTCAGCTACGgtatgtggctgaaatagccaaatccactaatttgaagggtgtccacataccatTTGTATACATTTCCACAGTAATATTGTAAAAATTacgataatgcccttttagtggaAGAGCCATTTGAAAAGACTGGCTGAAATATCAGCCTGTTTtgatgggatggagttttggattgcctggtgacatcaccaagcgtaaattagttaatagaccaataagaaagacagttcataacctctctgccaataatagctagttttcagtttcccctccccactcagaccactcccagacagtccgagAATTTGCTCTGCTAAGAagctagttttttttttttttttaagcactTAATTGTAAGCCAGAAactatttgatattgagatgaaAACGGCTACACTGGACCTTTAACACTGATACTGATTCTTAACAATGACAGTGATTTTTAACACTAGTCTAATTTAACATAATTCAAAAATCAGGTTCAGTTTGTTTCATCATGTTGTGAGGAGTACTGTTGTAATTCCTTtttgaatgtttttttatttaccccccccaccccaattTTGTgacatccaattggtagttacagtcttgtcccattgctgcaactcccaatcgggagaggcgaaggtcgagagccatgcgtcctccaaaataACAActcgccaagccgcactgcttcttgacatgctgctcgcttaacctggaagccagctgcaccaatgtgtcggaggaaacatgtcagtgtgtgtgctcctggcccaccacaggagtcgctagagcgcaatgggacaaggacaacccggacggtcaaaccctccccaaacaacgctgggccaattttgcacagcctcatgggtctcctggtcgcggccggctgcgacacagcccggtatcgaacccggatctgtagtgacaccactagcactgcgatgcagtgccttagaccactgcgtcactttGGAGGCCCGATACTGTTGTAATTCCATATTTAAATGTATCCACAATGACACATAAATACAACAAAACAATGCTCATAACATAAGAGGACTTACTCTTCTTCCTCATCGGTGGCAAAGAGGTTGAATCGGAAGCCACTGTCTGCATTTCCTGGTTTCTGGACTTCCATACCCCCCATTAACCTGGCCAACATGTTCAGCTCCTCTTTGGCCAGGGGGTTTGGAGCTGTGTTGATCTGTATACACAGTGAAGGTGCGCATAatcattaacataaacacatgaaTTGCATGATTTAGCTGTTTAGGGCATTTCCCATTGAATTTAAGGCTGGTTTCCATTACGTTTAAGGCTTAATTACAGATGAAGCTTAGTCCGACTTGGACAAATTGTCCTTACTGTAGCCTAATCAAtgatgaaatatcacatatatcAATACTATTTTGACCCTTTGTCAAAATATTATATTGTAGGACATACAGTAACATGACATTTATGAGCAAAAATGCAAGGCCTTGCAGGATAAATGCctgtaagaaaataaatacagcaTAGTGATTACGCAAAATTCCAACTCACCGACTTTTGTTGTGCAGAGTTTTTGGATGTCCCTGACATGTGTGTTTCTACCGGACGGCTTACACTGTACCTGTGGGTAAACAGAAGCCAAGCACTTGACAAGCTGAAATACAATGTACCATCACGGGGGAGGCAAATAAACCTGTCACTGTGTAAATTATTCACAACAAAAATTTGCAGTGACTTTGAGCTACCATGTTGATTTAGGCCTACAGTATTTGACCATTGACCACAGTAGAGAATTTAGTAGTCTCAGTGGGGGTAAGTGCAGAAACGTCAATGGTTGTCAATAGTGTGGAGCAGCACATACATGTTAGTGCCCAGCTTGATGACCCTCTCTCCAAACATCTCAAAGGAGCCCTCGCGGAGAACACTGGTGTAGTTCCCACCGTTACGGAACTGCAGTCTCTTCACCTCTTCGCCATTGCAGCTGAACATTCTGATGGTAACAAAAAAAGACTTAACATCATGAGGCAACTGATCATTTCCTAAAGATAATTTCCCAGAAGACACGTCTAAAAATACAAAGAGGATACTGTTCAAGATGGACCTTGTCTCAGACGTTTAGCTAAGCGGTTGCAATGTTCTTGTAACAGAGTGGTCACTAGTCTGACATCATCTGTCTACACTTTCACATTGTTCAATCTCAAAATTCGCCACGTGAGCTTAAGTTCCTAAAACACAATAAATGAATTAAGCACAGCTGCACTCGATCCCTTGGCAAATGGAGCTGTGCTAAAAGCAAGCTTTTCTAAATTTAGATAGCTGCTCGCTCAATACCCTCAGTAATGCAATTACCTGCAGATACGCAGGTCTAAATTAAGCTGACGTCTGCAAAAGGAAAGCAAGTAGATGCCATCAAAAAGCACAAAACacagtaaaaaaacaaaacaatggaTACTGCCATATTCAACGCATCTAATAAAATTGAGATTTTGCTCTATTGCAACAAACTTGGCTTGGTTGGATTCCATGTTATTTGGGTGTGAACAATTATAGCTGTGGTACCTGATAAGTCCTGGGATGTGTGTTCCGTGGGGCACAGGACCTGAGATCGGGAGGACAAAACGTCCGTTGGAATTCTGCACTTTGTCTTTGAGGAAGATGGACACCTGCAAATGCAGGTGAGCAAAACGTAGTGATAATTGTGTAACACTTTGTATAATCTGTCATGGACAGACAACTAAAACATAAATGACACCATAGATCTGTCCTGATACAACGGGATGCGTGAGATAACGAACAGCATTAGTTCCGGTGCTTTTGACAAATCAAGATTTTGCAGGTGTTAGCATCTGACCAATTACGCAAGAATTTAGTTCAGGGTTAACCGAGATTACACTGTGTATAATTCATTATGATGGGGTTATAATGCATtgtaaagggatagttcacccaaattacaaaatgaaatACTGGTTTCCTTACtttgtaagcagtctatggacaagttaTTACagcaattcctcctttggtttaGCTTCCTGGTTTAGCACTGTTTTCAAATGCTAACGTTTTAGCAGTTGACACAAAGTCATGCTACTATTAACATTTTTAATCTCTGAAACCCATCAAAAGATGCCACACTCCCCCTTCCCAACACACTCATCCTCTGTTGAAAAAGTTACACAAACTTCTGCGAGATCATGAACTCACCCTTATGTGCATGTCTTGAAAGAAGATGAGGAGCGTTTGCCGGATGAGCTGAAATTCGCCACTAGACAAGGGTGTGTACATCTATAAATAAGAACACAAAACATGCAGTGAATAAGAGATCATATTGAACACTCAGCGGAGGTTTGAGCAATTGAAGGGAAGTGTATTGTACCTCTGTGAGCTGTCTGTATGTCTCGTCAACCTGGCTGAGAATGCTTGGGGTGTCCTTCACAAAATCCTTGATGGCATCCATATGGTTGAAGGACACAAGGAGGATGTCTTTGGCCCGCGGGCAGAGGAGCACCTGGTACTTGAAGGCCATGGTCATCAAGTCATACAGCTGTGTGCATGAACAACAGTCATATGGATGATGATGGGTCACTGTTATGCTCAAAAATATCTGCTGCCAGTTCATAATGTACACCAGATGGAGCCCTCAGCATACTTGCACAAACTAGGATTATGCTCTGCAGGTGGATTTATGCAACATTTAGGTTTATAACCAGAATGAATACTTCAAAATGCTGAAGATATTATGTTTGATAGCCTATATAAAACCACTTTATAAACAACAGATAGAACTCTTCAAAAATAGTCAAGCAATGATGGTGCAATAAATGATGAAAGCTTTAAAAAATATAGGTCTACATGGGGTTTTAAGTGACTTGGGCAATTTCACCAAGTACCTAGTAGTAAGACAATTAAAGCGTCACTGGGTACAGAGGATGTGATTCTGAGAATGTAATGATAAAAATGGTAATGTCGTCATGACAGCTACTCAGCTGTTAGATAAATCCCTTTCTCAGAAAGGGGATAACAACTCGATGGCCTTTCACTTCCGATAAAGGGTCCTTTTAAAATCAGGGATGAAACGGacgaaaacagactgaaacacgGAGAGATTACACATCCTTGTCCAATAAGGAACACctatttttgttttctgttgtaAAACCTTTTGAAATGTTTTGCTACAGCGTGTCCTGAACATGAACCAGGTGACACAATTCCATCCATACCTTGTCCATGCTGGCCTGGTTGAGTCTCATGATGGAGGCATGGGCCAGTCGGTCAAACACGGTCCTGAGGGTCTTCTTGGAGTACAGCTCCTGTGGCTTGAACAGCTCCTCCAAAAACGTTTTATTGAACatggtggtgatgatgtcatTCATAACTGGCAGAGTGAGGGCacaaggttgaggtcaggtcacaaGTAGGGAACTGGAATAATGTCGGTCTGTAAAGTTAGACTCATCAAGATGGCATCATCAACATAAACAGTAGGTCTTTCCAACTTAAAGACATTAGATTTTTTTTCCCATAAACAACCAAATCTGCTAAGACTGTCATTATTGGCTCTTCCTAACATAGGCGTGCAAATTGGAAAGAGCCAATGATATAACACAGTCTTGACAGAACTGGGTCCATGTTCAACAAGTGTCTCTGAGTAAGAGTACTCATCTAGGATCATGTCCCcctgtccattaattataatctaaaaggcaaaacggATCCTGGATCAGCACTCATACTCAGATGTATTATGAATCCGAGCCCTGGTTTTAACTGTTGATGTTTGTAGATGTGAAGTCGCCCCCTTGTTTATGATTATGacaactggggtgtattcattacggaaaCTGTTCAACCAAACAGAAGCAAACTGAGCAAACAGAATGAAACGGAGAAGGATCTACCTGaatctgtccaatagaaactgGGTGGGTGTAATTTGTGGAACgtttcaacaggaatctgttccaaaaactttACATGGAAAGTACATGGTTTGCCAACAAGCAACGCATACAAAGTAGCATGATCAGTTCACCTAGCTAATTAGCTGCCGAAAAACGTAATTAAATAGCCCACTCCCTACAGCTTTGTAtgctttgtttgttggcaaccttgttatgaagtttttggaacagattcctgttggaacgttccacaaattatacccacccatagaaactctcgtttgcgtTTTCCGTTAGGAGTAAGcggttttgcaacagaatcggcgtaATGATTACACACCTGGCAGAGTCTACCTTTAAAATCAAGAAGTCCCGTGCTCAAAAGAGTCTACCTTTAAGCAAGCAGATGTGCATTCTATAGGCAAGGTTTAACGTCCACCTATTCCCAATTGCCCTAAGAAAGCAACAGCCTTTTAAACCATCAGCAGCTTGCAAAGTTATTTGATTGGGAGGTAGAAACCGGATTTCTCTGTAATAAAGCCCATGGCTGAAATCTCTACAATCTTGGGGGCAGAGTGAATGAATATCTCTGGGCAAAGATTTCATCCAGATTGTTCTACCAATGCAATACTCTGTTGGTTTCCTTGAAGGCCTCAAAGCAGAGCATGTAGGTCTAGAGATGCATTGCATGTGAAACATCAAAATACCTCTCCTTCTGTCATCCTCTATCCAATCAGCTACAAGTACAATGACGAATTTGCAGGTTAaaacacagacagggagacaAATGAATGTACTCCAATGAATGGCAAGCAGGTTGTGAACATGACAAGGTCAGTGATTCACCTGTTGGTCAGGTAACTAGTTGAATTCTAGCCTAATACAACCAGACAgctaagctagctaacgttagctggttagcTAACTATAATGTTACCTTTCTTGGCTTTGTCAGCTGGAATATTCTGAGCTCTTAGGCGTTGATCCAAGATGTAGAGCATTTCTCCACCGAGATTAATAAAAAGCAGGGGTAGCGTCCTTGAAGACATATTTGTCGTATTGTGCtggatagctagctagcgaaATATCCCCTTTCTGTCTTGTTTaaacgtatgtaaacttccacttGGTTACCAGGTCACGAAGAAAAAGCACCAATCAGGTAGAACGCAAGCTAACGTGCaaatatttgttattttgttgttcacATCAGAAATTGAGACGTAACGGTTCATGATAATGTATACCTCAGTGTTATGAACGTCCCTGATACATCAGCCTGTATATCATCCTGAAAAGGACAACATGACATTGGAAACAAGAAAAAACTGAACTTTATTGTACATATGATGTTCATACATGGTGCTATGAATTCTTTGCGCAGTACTGTTTGAGGGTAGGGGGTCAAATTTAATCAATACACAAGTTAAAATGTACATAGTATAACAATGACGATTTTTATCAACAATATGTGACATGAGGTTAATTTAACTTCCACTTGAAAATGTCTTCAATTGACTGTACAAGTCAAACGTCCCCATTCCTGATGCGAATTTCACGGGCCATCCTGCACATCTCAAAGAATCCACAGCAACAGGTCATCAACGCATCATTGCATATCGTCCCCTGTAAGAAAATATGATAATCAAATATGATGAGAATGAATCAACCAAATATTTGACAGTTCAAGTTCCTCAAGCTAGGGAAAACCACTAGGCTAATTTGTCAATATGTGTACTGATGAAATGGTTCCTCCCTGTCTTTCATAATAAAAGGGTTAGACTGTCTGGGACAGGAATGAGTTGCAGTTCTCCCTATTGTGCATTAAAATGACATACTGAATGCATGAATGCCTCACCATTCCTAATTTCTTTAGGCTCCTAGGGGTAACATACCTGAATCCCATAGGTCAATCTCATGTGTGTCCTCATGGCTGTCATGCCTCCTGGAACACAGGCCAGGCATGCGTTCTCACCATACTTGTTAGCTGTGTAGCAACTCAATGCTAGTGGGCAGATGAAGCCCAAGGCACCTGTATGACAAAATTTTACCTTATTGTAAAATCCAAAAAACAGGAAACAGGTTTTACTTGAAACACTTGACAACCATTAAACCCTATAGTATGGAACCAGGTAGGCCTACTTAGTGATGATATTTAAGGTCTTATTATTTGTCTCGATACTCACAGACTAGGATGTCACTGCAGCAGGAGCACAGCCCAGTGCTCCACTCGCCTGTCTGCACATTTGTCCCATAAGAGCCAGCTCCTGGCTGGTGGGTGATGACTGGGTTCGACATGTCAATCAAATGGGGTCAGCTTCAGTCACCTAAAAACTAACCACATCCAACAGTGAGCACAGTGGTTGAAGTTTGATCTTTTTCTCCAATACAGCTATAAAACAAAACTAGCAGTATGTAAACTGTTGTGGGATGGGAAATGTTCATTGTTGTTTTTTTCCTTCCTTCGAGATAATTGCATATAGGAAAGTTCACATAAAAGTTCCATACACTGGTACTCAAGTAATTTTCTTCGGTACTCAAGTTTATACACAGGTCCATTCATACCCTGAACCACCATCTTACTTCATATACTGCAACCCTATTATGTATTGCATTAGGTTTTAATATAATTGCATATGTAAAATGGGATATTGTTGTATTGGCATTTCATTAAAGACTAATAATAACTGTTATATAACTTAGGTATCATCAAAATTGTACAAGGACAAGACGTTAAGACTCTGAGAAACTACTTCAAATACTTTGTATACTCTGGTGTACAAATATGCCAAATGTTGTAGATGTACATCCTTTTTTAGTGTTTATCAGAAAGATGTAAACCTGAACATTCGAGGTAGTTTATTGATAAGTAGTTACTCTATTGTAGCTTTTTCTACATAcgtgagagcagaggaaagagcaTGTCACTCACCTATCTTGTCTCCAGCTCTGAACATCTCCAGATCTGAGTCGATACACTTTAACAGGAAGTTGTGATACTAAAGCTGTGAACAAGCGCTGGTTACACACTCCCTACTATATTCCTCAAGACAACTCTCAACAGTAGTGCAAACACAAAAATGCACAGTAGAACAGTTAAGCTGTTTAATAACCTCACCATTCCTCAGAATTATAGGTTTCAAGGTCAATTCACAGGTGACAGATTGTGAGTATAACCTTGGTTTAACATATGAGGTC is part of the Salvelinus fontinalis isolate EN_2023a chromosome 6, ASM2944872v1, whole genome shotgun sequence genome and harbors:
- the LOC129857720 gene encoding protein OSCP1-like, giving the protein MSSRTLPLLFINLGGEMLYILDQRLRAQNIPADKAKKVMNDIITTMFNKTFLEELFKPQELYSKKTLRTVFDRLAHASIMRLNQASMDKLYDLMTMAFKYQVLLCPRAKDILLVSFNHMDAIKDFVKDTPSILSQVDETYRQLTEMYTPLSSGEFQLIRQTLLIFFQDMHIRVSIFLKDKVQNSNGRFVLPISGPVPHGTHIPGLIRMFSCNGEEVKRLQFRNGGNYTSVLREGSFEMFGERVIKLGTNMYSVSRPVETHMSGTSKNSAQQKSINTAPNPLAKEELNMLARLMGGMEVQKPGNADSGFRFNLFATDEEEEEALISRPNEFSYDVIKIQASKNHQANAELVKIMGDFTEEAGELCPLSASSKGDDLLAMMDGL
- the LOC129857722 gene encoding cornifelin-like — translated: MSNPVITHQPGAGSYGTNVQTGEWSTGLCSCCSDILVCALGFICPLALSCYTANKYGENACLACVPGGMTAMRTHMRLTYGIQGTICNDALMTCCCGFFEMCRMAREIRIRNGDV